From one Aspergillus fumigatus Af293 chromosome 8, whole genome shotgun sequence genomic stretch:
- a CDS encoding CCCH zinc finger protein, with product MTEDQELMAKISQLAGQINRHKNQTPQAQAPTYQGSELHAGPYVSRHTRARGGWAPYRGRPYGRGRSAAPHRHRTLVLNNVNSGNSTSSTPVPTNENAGESRSATPNGWVAKRDRHMQLINSAIYDKEAQARAKAMEQTRKAKAEKKARIEQAKVLRYAQGFGRPHLATTAASQVSATTQPHGEYQVYLNDIPFKIAKGGSKLVRVSDDPNTANITPKKVTVAGVTFVRSKNGNLHRLGAVTSKRKPTAVKKRNELCKRFTSTGACYKGPSCLFIHDPNKVAICKEFLQTGNCSAGQNCDLSHEPSPHRSPVCVHFLRNRCSNPDCRYSHVRVTPGAPVCRDFANLGYCDKGAECEQRHVHECPDYAASGVCNKKRCRLPHVDRAGQIRKNAASKADAADEEESDESSEDEEYDAIDSDDVDSDDLDDEPEYVEGADNGEQELFQQHDFIRF from the exons ATGACAGAAGACCAAGAGTTGATGGCTAAGATCAGCCAGCTAGCTG GCCAGATCAACAGGCACAAAAACCAAACGCCCCAGGCACAAGCACCAACATATCAAGGTAGCGAGCTTCATGCTGGTCCGTACGTGTCACGCCACACCCGTGCGCGCGGGGGATGGGCGCCGTATCGCGGACGACCATACGGACGCGGACGTTCTGCAGCTCCCCATCGTCACCGTACTCTCGTCCTCAATAATGTCAACTCAGGGAATTCTACCAGTTCTACCCCTGTACCAACGAATGAGAATGCTGGCGAGTCGCGATCGGCGACGCCGAACGGCTGGGTTGCGAAACGCGACCGTCATATGCAGCTGATCAACTCAGCTATTTACGATAAGGAAGCACAGGCGAGAGCGAAGGCAATGGAGCAGACTcgcaaggccaaggccgagaaaAAGGCTCGGATAGAGCAGGCCAAAGTTCTCCGTTACGCACAGGGTTTTGGCAGACCCCATCTTGCTACTACTGCTGCCTCTCAGGTTTCTGCCACCACCCAACCTCACGGTGAATATCAGGTTTATCTGAATGATATTCCTTTCAAAATTGCAAAAGGCGGCAGTAAACTGGTTCGCGTATCTG ATGACCCGAATACTGCCAACATTACACCAAAGAAAGTAACGGTTGCTGGTGTGACTTTTGTCAGGAGCAAAAACGGCAACCTCCACAGACTCGGAGCGGTGACCTCGAAAAG AAAACCGACGgcagtgaagaagagaaacgagCTCTGTAAACGATTTACTTCGACGG GTGCTTGTTACAAAGGACCATCATGTCTCTTCATTCACGATCCGAACAAAGTCGCCATTTGCAAGGAATTTCTGCAGACTGGTAACTGCAGCGCTGGTCAAAATTGCGACTTATCTCATGAACCATCGCCCCACAGGTCCCCTGTTTGTGTGCATTTTCTGAGAAATCGGTGCTCGAATCCAGATTGTCGATACTCTCATGTGCGAGTGACACCTGGCGCACCCGTATGCAGAGATTTTGCAAACCTAGGATATTGTGATAAGGGCGCTGAATGTGAGCAACGACATGTTCACGAATGCCCAGATTATGCTGCCAGCGGCGTCTGCAACAAGAAGCGCTGTCGTCTGCCCCATGTCGACCGGGCTGGACAAATTCGAAAGAATGCTGCGAGTAAAGCAGATGCtgcggacgaggaagagTCTGACGAGTCaagcgaggacgaagagTACGACGCCATCGACTCGGATGACGTTGACTCTGACGACCTCGATGATGAGCCTGAATACGTTGAAGGAGCTGACAATGGCGAGCAGgagctcttccagcaacACGACTTCATCCGCTTCTAA
- the csnD gene encoding PCI domain-containing protein, whose amino-acid sequence MASQRIASALAEIESSTNPQTKLQQYNNLLSEITSTSSEHELGQDLIYYLDSVLSEEISIVAARPLLDSFIAVLRKLTPETQIKVGQHAVTLLQSRSSSVEEQDSQIREILADAYESQEEYAAAARALQGIHIDSSQRLVSDAAKVRLWIRIVRLYLEEDDTTSAEGFLNKIKNLPSKIEDHELKLHFKLSQARILDARRRFLDASQEYFNVSLAGGVDESDRLQALAAAIRCAVLAPAGPQRSRILATLYKDDRATSVEEFGILEKMFLDRLLDPAEIAAFSERLAPHQLARTADGTTVLDKAVVEHNLVAASKLYENITTDALGAILGLKESGDMTAGEKAEAYAARMVEQGRLNGSIDQIAGVIYFDSSEGGSATATGRHIRQWDAGVQGLAEDVERVAASIRDAFPEFAVGQMVQ is encoded by the exons ATGGCATCTCAGAGGATCGCCTCCGCACTCGCGGAGATTGAGTCGTCCACCAACCCACAGACCAAGCTCCAGCAGTACAACAACCTTCTCTCCGAGATCACGTCCACATCATCCGAACATGAGCTTGGCCAAGACCTCATCTACTATCTTGACTCGGTACTCAGCGAAGAAATTAGCATCGTAGCGGCGCGACCGCTTCTCGACTCCTTCATCGCCGTCCTTCGGAAACTCACACCCGAAACGCAGATCAAAGTCGGCCAGCATGCAGTGACACTGCTCCAGTCTCGGTCTTCATCCGTCGAGGAGCAAGACTCCCAGATTCGCGAGATTCTCGCGGACGCATACGAGTCCCAGGAGGAGTACGCGGCCGCCGCACGTGCACTACAGGGCATTCACATCGACAGCTCGCAGAGACTCGTCTCGGACGCCGCCAAGGTGCGGCTATGGATACGAATTGTACGACTATAcctggaggaggacgatACGACCAGTGCAGAGGGGTTCCTGAACAAAATCAAGAACCTACCCAGCAAGATCGAGGACCACGAACTGAAGCTCCATTTCAAGCTATCGCAGGCCCGGATCCTCGATGCGCGACGGCGGTTCCTGGATGCGAGCCAGGAATACTTCAATGTCAGTTTGGCCGGTGGCGTGGACGAGAGCGATCGGCTACAAGCGCTTGCTGCTGCGATCCGGTGTGCGGTCCTTGCCCCGGCGGGACCGCAGCGCTCTCGCATCCTCGCTACGCTGTACAAGGACGACCGTGCGACTTCCGTTGAGGAGTTCGGAATTCTTGAAAAGATGTTCTTGGATAGACTCCTAGATCCAGCTGAGATTGCTGCCTTTTCTGAACGACTAGCTCCGCACCAGTTGGCTCGAACAGCAGACGGCACCACAGTGCTTGACAAGGCTGTGGTCGAGCATAACCTCGTTGCCGCCAGTAAGCTTTACGAGAACATTACGACGGACGCACTGGGTGCGATCCTGGGTCTCAAAGAGAGCGGAGATATGACGGCGGGCGAAAAGGCGGAGGCCTACGCGGCGCGGATGGTCGAGCAGGGTCGACTGAACGGTAGCATTGACCAAATTGCTGGTGTGATTTACTTTGACTCGAGCGAGGGCGGGTCGGCCACTGCAACGGGACGACATATCCGGCAGTGGGATGCGGGGGTGCAGGGTCTCGCGGAAGATGTGGAACGGGTTGCAGCTAGTATTAGAGATGCATTTCCG GAGTTTGCTGTGGGACAGATGGTGCAATAG
- a CDS encoding transcription factor IIF subunit TFG2 — protein sequence MFAQVKPDPDAPTPYIKPDPDNKDTVLADIDEDIYDDDGDLDFSNAGQNVWLSRIPRSLWEHWASLDDDEEIQIGTMRIEGPPNDIKRVSIRLNEREDNRDIPKDYILQRQTINPGNLTSHATQNTYLFTEKDIPGHENRMVVFGEARSALYEAMKRDARKKERRKKWEPYVRRTVPKQTALVGGVSEEFNCLPVENEEFRRLSEKRALEALKPKRETVFIDKVPGKLLQARNVLPGEKGAFVQATKPVKAKAQENKTTRMPQNELLDLIYQCFREYKYWPFKTLKARLRQPEAYLKQTLEMVAHLVKSGDFAMTWELKPEAMESNYANALSYGNAKEELPPGTDYNFDDGSEEEANASGMVTDNDEMKFEDVV from the exons ATGTTTGCCCAGGTCAAGCCGGACCCAGACGCCCCGACGCCTTACATCAAACCTGATCCTGACAATAAAGACACTGTTCTTGCTGATATCGACGAGGATATTTACGATGATGACGGGGACCTGGACTTTTCAAACGCTGGGCAGAACGTGTGGCTTTCGCGCATCCCGCGATCGCTCTGGGAGCATTGGGCGAGtctcgatgacgacgaagagatACAGATTGGAACGATGAGAATAGAGGGCCCACCGAATGATATCAAACGG GTCAGTATTCGTCTCAACGAACGAGAAGACAACCGCGATATTCCCAAGGACTACATACTGCAGCGCCAGACCATCAACCCGGGGAACCTAACATCACATGCGACACAAAACACCTATCTATTCACCGAGAAAGACATACCTGGTCATGAAAATCGCATGGTGGTTTTCGGAGAAGCCCGATCGGCGTTATACGAAGCCATGAAGCGCGatgcaaggaagaaggaacGCAGGAAGAAATGGGAGCCATACGTGCGGCGAACAGTGCCTA AACAAACCGCCCTCGTCGGAGGTGTCAGCGAAGAGTTTAATTGCCTTCCAGTCGAGAACGAGGAATTCCGACGATTGTCGGAAAAGAGAGCTCTCGAAGCACTAAAGCCCAAACGCGAAACTGTGTTTATTGACAAGGTTCCAGGCAAGCTTCTCCAAGCGAGAAATGTGTTGCCTGGAGAGAAGGGTGCCTTTGTG CAAGCTACGAAGCCAGTCAAGGCAAAAGCCCAAGAGAACAAGACCACACGTATGCCGCAGAACGAACTACTGGATCTTATTTACCAGTGCTTCCGCGAATACAAATACTGGCCTTTTAAGACGCTCAAGGCGAGACTCCGACAGCCAGAGGCATATCTCAAGCAGACCCTGGAGATGGTTGCGCATCTGGTCAAGTCCGGCGATTTTGCCATGACCTGGGAACTCAAACCTGAGGCCATGGAAAGCAACTACGCAAATGCACTATCCTACGGCAATGCAAAGGAGGAACTTCCTCCTGGGACCGACTACAACTTTGACGACGGCTCAGAAGAGGAGGCCAATGCATCTGGCATGGTTACTGATAACGATGAGATGAAATTTGAGGACGTTGTCTAA